In Primulina huaijiensis isolate GDHJ02 chromosome 16, ASM1229523v2, whole genome shotgun sequence, a single genomic region encodes these proteins:
- the LOC140961509 gene encoding WAT1-related protein At4g08300-like isoform X1 translates to MSRNAACITIKVKQKSMKMKEVRFRTCAHFKPHVLMVSAQIGYTFMYIITEASFNHGMNPFVYVTYRHIVAGAALLPFAYFIEREARPKLTFILLLEIFVLSLLGVSLTLNMYFTSLKYTSPTLLACMVNTIASLTFILAVILRMEVVDIHSTQGIAKVLGTGVSLVGVMTMTLYKGSTLKNVGHALIHIRGSTTVIQENWLRGSLLAVASCITWSMWYIMQAYTLNRYPAQLSLTTWMNFVGAAQSAVFTIIVQHEQGAWTIGFNVDLWSTLYGGIAISGIVTFIQLWCTEAKGPVFVTIFNPLSSILVAILQYFVLGEKLHVGSILGELL, encoded by the exons ATGTCAAGAAATGCAGCTTGCATCACAATAAAAGTAAAACAGAAATCGATGAAAATGAAGGAAGTTCGGTTTAGAACTTGTGCACATTTCAAGCCTCATGTTCTTATGGTTTCAGCACAGATTGGGTATACGTTCATGTATATCATAACTGAAGCATCCTTCAACCATGGAATGAATCCCTTTGTTTATGTTACTTATCGACATATAGTTGCTGGCGCAGCATTGCTGCCTTTTGCCTATTTTATTGAGAG AGAAGCAAGGCCAAAACTAACGTTTATTCTACTCCTAGAGATTTTCGTTCTCTCTCTTCTCGG GGTGAGCTTGACATTGAACATGTATTTCACAAGCTTGAAGTACACATCTCCAACATTACTGGCATGCATGGTCAATACTATAGCTTCTTTGACATTTATTCTAGCAGTTATACTAAG GATGGAGGTTGTAGATATTCACAGTACTCAAGGGATTGCAAAAGTTCTAGGAACTGGCGTGTCTCTGGTAGGTGTCATGACCATGACATTGTACAAGGGATCCACCTTGAAAAATGTAGGGCATGCACTCATTCATATAAGAGGAAGCACAACCGTTATTCAAGAGAACTGGTTGAGGGGCTCTCTTCTTGCAGTAGCCAGCTGCATCACATGGTCTATGTGGTACATTATGCAG GCATACACGTTGAACAGGTATCCAGCACAACTTTCACTGACAACATGGATGAATTTTGTTGGAGCTGCACAGTCAGCTGTGTTCACAATTATTGTACAACACGAGCAAGGTGCCTGGACTATTGGTTTTAATGTCGATCTATGGTCCACCTTATACGGT GGAATTGCCATATCTGGCATAGTGACCTTCATTCAACTGTGGTGCACAGAAGCAAAAGGCCCTGTTTTTGTCACAATTTTTAATCCACTTTCATCAATATTAGTAGCAATCTTGCAATATTTCGTACTCGGCGAAAAGCTACATGTTGGGAG TATACTGGGGGAGTTATTGTAA
- the LOC140961509 gene encoding WAT1-related protein At4g08300-like isoform X3: protein MSRNAACITIKVKQKSMKMKEVRFRTCAHFKPHVLMVSAQIGEARPKLTFILLLEIFVLSLLGVSLTLNMYFTSLKYTSPTLLACMVNTIASLTFILAVILRMEVVDIHSTQGIAKVLGTGVSLVGVMTMTLYKGSTLKNVGHALIHIRGSTTVIQENWLRGSLLAVASCITWSMWYIMQAYTLNRYPAQLSLTTWMNFVGAAQSAVFTIIVQHEQGAWTIGFNVDLWSTLYGGIAISGIVTFIQLWCTEAKGPVFVTIFNPLSSILVAILQYFVLGEKLHVGSILGELL from the exons ATGTCAAGAAATGCAGCTTGCATCACAATAAAAGTAAAACAGAAATCGATGAAAATGAAGGAAGTTCGGTTTAGAACTTGTGCACATTTCAAGCCTCATGTTCTTATGGTTTCAGCACAGATTGG AGAAGCAAGGCCAAAACTAACGTTTATTCTACTCCTAGAGATTTTCGTTCTCTCTCTTCTCGG GGTGAGCTTGACATTGAACATGTATTTCACAAGCTTGAAGTACACATCTCCAACATTACTGGCATGCATGGTCAATACTATAGCTTCTTTGACATTTATTCTAGCAGTTATACTAAG GATGGAGGTTGTAGATATTCACAGTACTCAAGGGATTGCAAAAGTTCTAGGAACTGGCGTGTCTCTGGTAGGTGTCATGACCATGACATTGTACAAGGGATCCACCTTGAAAAATGTAGGGCATGCACTCATTCATATAAGAGGAAGCACAACCGTTATTCAAGAGAACTGGTTGAGGGGCTCTCTTCTTGCAGTAGCCAGCTGCATCACATGGTCTATGTGGTACATTATGCAG GCATACACGTTGAACAGGTATCCAGCACAACTTTCACTGACAACATGGATGAATTTTGTTGGAGCTGCACAGTCAGCTGTGTTCACAATTATTGTACAACACGAGCAAGGTGCCTGGACTATTGGTTTTAATGTCGATCTATGGTCCACCTTATACGGT GGAATTGCCATATCTGGCATAGTGACCTTCATTCAACTGTGGTGCACAGAAGCAAAAGGCCCTGTTTTTGTCACAATTTTTAATCCACTTTCATCAATATTAGTAGCAATCTTGCAATATTTCGTACTCGGCGAAAAGCTACATGTTGGGAG TATACTGGGGGAGTTATTGTAA
- the LOC140961509 gene encoding WAT1-related protein At4g08300-like isoform X2 yields the protein MSRNAACITIKVKQKSMKMKEVRFRTCAHFKPHVLMVSAQIGYTFMYIITEASFNHGMNPFVYVTYRHIVAGAALLPFAYFIEREARPKLTFILLLEIFVLSLLGVSLTLNMYFTSLKYTSPTLLACMVNTIASLTFILAVILRMEVVDIHSTQGIAKVLGTGVSLVGVMTMTLYKGSTLKNVGHALIHIRGSTTVIQENWLRGSLLAVASCITWSMWYIMQAYTLNRYPAQLSLTTWMNFVGAAQSAVFTIIVQHEQGAWTIGFNVDLWSTLYGGKCVPSCNLKLLQSRVY from the exons ATGTCAAGAAATGCAGCTTGCATCACAATAAAAGTAAAACAGAAATCGATGAAAATGAAGGAAGTTCGGTTTAGAACTTGTGCACATTTCAAGCCTCATGTTCTTATGGTTTCAGCACAGATTGGGTATACGTTCATGTATATCATAACTGAAGCATCCTTCAACCATGGAATGAATCCCTTTGTTTATGTTACTTATCGACATATAGTTGCTGGCGCAGCATTGCTGCCTTTTGCCTATTTTATTGAGAG AGAAGCAAGGCCAAAACTAACGTTTATTCTACTCCTAGAGATTTTCGTTCTCTCTCTTCTCGG GGTGAGCTTGACATTGAACATGTATTTCACAAGCTTGAAGTACACATCTCCAACATTACTGGCATGCATGGTCAATACTATAGCTTCTTTGACATTTATTCTAGCAGTTATACTAAG GATGGAGGTTGTAGATATTCACAGTACTCAAGGGATTGCAAAAGTTCTAGGAACTGGCGTGTCTCTGGTAGGTGTCATGACCATGACATTGTACAAGGGATCCACCTTGAAAAATGTAGGGCATGCACTCATTCATATAAGAGGAAGCACAACCGTTATTCAAGAGAACTGGTTGAGGGGCTCTCTTCTTGCAGTAGCCAGCTGCATCACATGGTCTATGTGGTACATTATGCAG GCATACACGTTGAACAGGTATCCAGCACAACTTTCACTGACAACATGGATGAATTTTGTTGGAGCTGCACAGTCAGCTGTGTTCACAATTATTGTACAACACGAGCAAGGTGCCTGGACTATTGGTTTTAATGTCGATCTATGGTCCACCTTATACGGT GGGAAGTGCGTCCCCAGTTGCAATTTAAAGCTCCTACAAAGCCGTGTTTATTAG